From a single Sporosarcina oncorhynchi genomic region:
- a CDS encoding DUF6904 family protein: MISLENTPNYAGVNIIGDIYDFRTLLESIRELVGAEGEHIGYDQVRARFLRFCDEVESAMTDDGKTVLRANGLKEIEGHGNVMTAVQENNVYFQIPVLWTEMLFISFVLNDLIELSAKNNKHYWDLVPATARQFQGVVADHLEETIGENKFRLLKSSLTPNFIGYYQNYAAHYIDYLTTELLKNEIEQRPSYISILARRVAIKDNYYIKAKRKIERAASLQKIAIRDVTLYEIDIDQIEW, translated from the coding sequence ATGATCAGCTTAGAAAATACGCCAAATTACGCAGGTGTGAACATTATAGGAGATATATATGACTTTAGAACTTTACTTGAGTCCATTCGGGAACTTGTAGGAGCAGAAGGTGAACATATCGGTTATGACCAAGTAAGAGCCCGCTTTTTACGATTTTGTGACGAAGTGGAATCCGCAATGACTGATGATGGGAAAACCGTGCTCAGGGCGAATGGCTTAAAAGAAATCGAAGGTCATGGCAATGTGATGACTGCTGTACAAGAGAATAATGTATACTTTCAAATTCCTGTTTTATGGACTGAAATGCTATTCATTAGTTTTGTATTAAATGATTTAATCGAGTTGTCTGCGAAAAACAACAAGCATTATTGGGACCTCGTTCCAGCAACTGCCCGACAATTTCAAGGCGTAGTAGCCGACCACTTGGAGGAGACGATCGGAGAGAATAAATTCCGGCTTCTCAAAAGCTCGTTGACTCCCAATTTCATCGGATATTATCAGAACTACGCTGCACATTATATTGATTATTTGACGACTGAGTTATTGAAGAACGAAATCGAGCAAAGACCATCCTACATCAGCATTTTAGCTAGACGTGTCGCTATTAAAGATAATTATTACATCAAGGCCAAACGAAAAATCGAAAGAGCTGCATCTTTGCAGAAGATAGCTATCCGTGATGTAACGCTGTATGAAATCGACATCGACCAGATTGAGTGGTAA
- a CDS encoding sensor domain-containing diguanylate cyclase: MIEQRNHEIVFSNLVNDTFLILELTEEGKVLDANKRFLALTRFTLDEIITLDYQELTTGCLEELSEVLDKARLGEKSQGENRFITKCGDVKWLESTFIPIMAADGSVEKILTLHQDITDVKLAAQWKRLAYHNELTGLPNRRSLYDAMDLHIWRAQQMDGQFAVLFMDLNRFKSVNDQYGHRTGDQLIIEIGRRLSIMPYTNYGLFHMSGDEFIILIEDSANLDAIIKEILTIFEKGFSSIISYLNVSVSIGISLFPEHATNPEQLIELADRAMYEAKSSTHNEYRFADESIVTLRK; encoded by the coding sequence ATGATTGAACAGCGAAATCATGAAATTGTATTCAGTAATCTTGTGAATGACACTTTTCTCATCCTGGAGTTGACGGAGGAAGGAAAGGTACTAGACGCGAACAAGCGATTTCTAGCACTCACACGTTTCACGCTGGATGAAATCATCACGCTGGACTACCAGGAGCTGACGACTGGGTGTCTAGAAGAGTTGAGCGAAGTGTTGGACAAGGCTAGGCTAGGCGAGAAATCGCAAGGTGAAAATCGTTTCATAACAAAATGTGGTGATGTGAAATGGCTTGAATCGACTTTCATCCCGATTATGGCTGCCGACGGCTCTGTTGAGAAAATCCTGACATTGCATCAGGATATAACCGACGTGAAGCTTGCTGCTCAGTGGAAAAGGTTAGCCTATCACAATGAACTGACAGGTTTACCGAACCGTCGCAGCTTATATGATGCGATGGATTTACACATCTGGCGGGCACAGCAGATGGATGGGCAATTTGCAGTACTATTCATGGATTTGAATCGTTTCAAAAGCGTCAATGATCAATATGGGCATCGTACCGGAGACCAGCTGATCATAGAGATTGGTAGACGACTCTCGATTATGCCCTATACGAATTACGGTCTTTTTCATATGAGCGGTGATGAATTCATCATCTTGATTGAGGATTCTGCAAACCTGGATGCAATCATTAAAGAAATCCTGACTATTTTCGAAAAAGGTTTTAGCTCCATCATTTCGTATTTGAATGTCAGTGTAAGTATTGGCATCAGCTTATTTCCTGAACATGCAACGAATCCAGAACAGCTAATCGAGCTTGCAGACCGGGCGATGTACGAAGCGAAAAGCTCTACGCATAATGAATACCGGTTTGCGGATGAATCTATTGTCACGCTGCGAAAGTGA
- a CDS encoding hybrid sensor histidine kinase/response regulator produces the protein MNRKKLIVLTGSLLVVLLSFRLIWLSHHTGEHLPTVQNGVLDLRETDFTNQALRLDGEWQFYPWELIESAKSSSNPQIITLPGKWKETLSASTDEENPPYLYGTYSVKILLNENEWAEPFALYVKDIRSASKVFINGQEMMGQGSVAEQENGFVGKVKPYMLQIDSTLQEIDLVIQVADKAGNRMSGIKEPIQFGNLSAIERSRTVSMLYQILSASVLVLHFIFAVIIYIGFSRRMELLYLAVVFGSAAFSILLDDDRVLLMLFPGIPDSVWSLLFYSSYVTSVIFLMLFFKRLLAKSLTSSKWLTVNFQLFLILYILYIVLLLAGVRSVWSPLFSIIMLVVPMLIAISLFYIVRKGTTGAIYLLFAMICIANNIAWASLKSNQLLILPYYPFDLILAVIFFAVFWFKQFFQVTEESQALADRLQRTNDRKDEFLANTSHELRNPLHGIMNISQTIYETENQLSEENRKNMETLLTVSKRMSIILNDLMDVQKLKEGGIQLHLTDVDISAVASSVIDTVRFMTKGKDISFHIAISHKFPYVYGDENRLFQILFNLIHNAVKYTECGEIGVTAKMDGKFAVIEVKDAGIGIAQEALTTIFQPYEQVDASMTAMGNGLGLGLAICDELVQLHGGQLTVDSVVNEGSTFTFTIPFGKARTEPITAYRAIESFKVPLTEQTSAINLEKQPKILIVDDDPVNVSIIEQIMTANEFTVQTCLSGEAALELLNKGKWDLVITDVMMPRMSGYELTEKIRERFTIAELPILLLTARSQLEDVQTGFHYGANDYITKPVDRVELIIRVKALTNLRKALTERIAMEAAWLQAQIQPHFLFNTLNTIAALSHEDPKKMMKLIEQFGNYLNISFATRNLQELVPLDQELQLVKSYVYIELERFCDRLTVEWDVQVSSNVMVPPLAIQTLVENAIKHGVLKKAEGGTVTISIIAHSEAVDIAIMDDGVGIAAEKLKNLLNKADENQSGIGLVNTDKRLRQLFGTGLRISSEVNKGTTMSFTVPL, from the coding sequence ATGAATCGAAAAAAACTAATCGTACTTACGGGCAGTCTATTAGTCGTATTACTATCCTTCCGACTCATTTGGCTATCCCATCATACTGGCGAACATCTTCCAACAGTACAAAACGGTGTGCTCGACTTGCGAGAGACAGATTTTACAAATCAAGCTCTTCGTCTAGATGGTGAGTGGCAATTCTATCCGTGGGAACTGATTGAATCAGCAAAATCCTCAAGTAACCCGCAAATCATTACGTTACCCGGCAAATGGAAAGAGACGTTAAGCGCTTCAACGGATGAAGAAAACCCACCGTACTTGTATGGTACATATAGCGTAAAGATTTTATTGAACGAAAATGAATGGGCTGAACCATTTGCATTATATGTAAAAGATATCCGGTCCGCATCTAAAGTGTTCATTAACGGACAGGAAATGATGGGACAAGGATCCGTCGCTGAACAGGAGAACGGTTTTGTCGGGAAAGTGAAACCGTATATGCTCCAAATTGACAGCACTCTACAAGAAATCGACCTTGTTATCCAAGTTGCGGATAAAGCTGGAAATCGGATGAGTGGCATTAAGGAGCCTATCCAGTTCGGTAATCTGTCCGCTATTGAGCGTAGCCGGACAGTGTCCATGTTGTACCAAATCTTAAGTGCGAGTGTTCTTGTGCTTCATTTTATTTTTGCGGTGATTATCTATATCGGATTTTCTAGACGGATGGAGCTGCTCTATTTGGCAGTCGTGTTCGGAAGTGCTGCTTTTTCCATCCTATTGGACGATGATCGGGTTCTACTCATGCTGTTTCCAGGCATCCCTGATTCGGTGTGGTCGCTCTTATTTTACTCGTCCTATGTGACGTCAGTCATTTTCCTTATGTTATTTTTCAAACGGCTTTTGGCTAAATCACTCACATCCAGTAAATGGCTTACGGTAAACTTTCAGCTGTTTCTCATCTTGTATATCCTTTATATCGTGTTGTTGTTAGCTGGCGTCAGATCGGTTTGGAGCCCTCTGTTTTCTATTATTATGCTCGTCGTGCCGATGCTCATTGCAATCAGCCTGTTTTACATCGTACGTAAGGGAACTACCGGGGCAATCTACTTATTGTTTGCTATGATCTGTATTGCAAATAATATCGCATGGGCATCACTGAAAAGTAATCAGCTCCTCATTTTACCGTACTATCCGTTTGATCTAATTCTTGCTGTTATTTTCTTTGCGGTATTCTGGTTCAAACAATTTTTCCAAGTGACGGAAGAGAGTCAAGCATTGGCTGACAGACTACAACGAACGAATGACCGTAAAGATGAATTTCTAGCAAATACTTCACATGAGTTACGGAATCCGCTTCACGGCATCATGAATATTTCACAAACAATCTATGAGACAGAAAATCAGCTATCAGAAGAAAATAGAAAAAACATGGAGACGCTCCTCACTGTCAGTAAACGAATGTCGATCATCTTAAATGATTTAATGGATGTGCAAAAATTGAAAGAAGGTGGCATTCAACTTCATTTAACAGATGTGGACATTTCAGCGGTTGCATCGAGTGTAATCGATACGGTTCGTTTTATGACGAAAGGGAAGGATATATCATTTCACATTGCAATTTCTCATAAGTTCCCATACGTTTATGGTGATGAAAACAGACTGTTCCAGATTCTGTTCAACTTAATCCATAATGCGGTGAAGTATACAGAGTGTGGGGAGATAGGGGTAACTGCTAAAATGGATGGGAAGTTTGCAGTTATTGAAGTGAAGGATGCAGGAATTGGCATTGCGCAAGAGGCATTGACGACCATCTTCCAACCATACGAACAGGTCGATGCAAGCATGACGGCAATGGGCAACGGGCTTGGACTTGGTCTTGCGATTTGCGACGAGCTCGTTCAACTTCACGGAGGCCAATTAACAGTCGATTCCGTTGTGAATGAAGGCTCAACATTCACATTCACAATTCCATTTGGCAAAGCAAGAACAGAACCGATTACAGCGTATCGAGCCATTGAAAGTTTCAAAGTACCGCTTACTGAGCAAACGAGTGCAATCAATCTTGAAAAACAACCAAAGATTCTCATTGTCGATGACGATCCTGTAAATGTATCGATCATTGAACAGATCATGACGGCGAATGAATTTACCGTTCAGACATGTCTGAGCGGAGAGGCGGCACTTGAGCTGTTGAATAAGGGCAAGTGGGATCTCGTCATAACGGATGTCATGATGCCACGCATGTCAGGTTATGAACTGACAGAGAAAATCCGGGAACGGTTTACGATAGCGGAGTTGCCGATTTTATTATTAACAGCACGCAGCCAGTTGGAAGATGTGCAAACAGGCTTCCATTATGGTGCGAATGACTACATTACTAAACCTGTCGATCGAGTGGAACTAATTATTCGAGTGAAGGCGCTTACGAATCTTAGAAAAGCCTTGACGGAGCGGATTGCGATGGAAGCCGCTTGGCTACAAGCCCAAATCCAGCCACATTTCCTTTTCAATACATTAAATACAATCGCAGCACTCAGCCATGAAGACCCGAAGAAAATGATGAAACTGATCGAGCAGTTCGGCAATTATTTGAATATCAGCTTTGCGACCCGAAATTTACAAGAATTGGTGCCGCTCGATCAGGAACTGCAACTCGTGAAATCATATGTGTATATCGAATTGGAGCGGTTCTGTGACCGACTAACGGTGGAGTGGGATGTGCAAGTATCATCGAATGTAATGGTACCACCTTTAGCCATTCAAACCCTTGTCGAAAATGCGATTAAACACGGTGTGTTAAAAAAAGCTGAAGGCGGAACAGTTACCATTTCAATTATCGCTCATAGTGAAGCAGTCGATATAGCCATCATGGATGATGGCGTCGGCATAGCAGCAGAGAAACTAAAGAATTTACTGAACAAAGCGGATGAAAATCAGAGTGGTATCGGTTTAGTCAATACAGATAAGCGGTTAAGGCAATTGTTTGGAACAGGTTTACGAATTTCTAGTGAAGTAAATAAGGGCACTACTATGAGCTTCACGGTTCCGCTATAA
- a CDS encoding response regulator has protein sequence MIRAILVDDEQLALRHLETQLLKTGRVEVVGKFSNATDVLKEMKNLDFDVAFLDIEMPGLSGLDLADLIIDWNSDVFIVFATAYREYAVQAFELDSIDYLLKPIMLERLEKTTARIQDQLQIRNSEKEKVPMRIESLTIDCFKEFNVLHNGTPVKWKTVKVKELFAYFFMHLNHSIQRDMLIETLWPDVDYQRAKIQLHTAMSYLRKLLDELGHSNAITFSSGSYTLKLEGFESDIHQFEAISKNEHVITSDNLGLIEKVIQQYDGDYMEDSDYEWATTKAQEIRQKLLNLLQMLVDYFDRQQNVHQKQKYLQQLVALNPYSEHATQQLMQHYVAIGNRGEAVRVYHEIKSILIEDLGILPDQSTTQLYDSILQG, from the coding sequence ATGATTCGAGCGATACTAGTAGATGACGAACAGCTTGCATTACGCCATTTGGAGACACAGTTATTGAAAACAGGAAGAGTCGAAGTGGTTGGTAAATTTTCGAATGCGACAGATGTATTGAAAGAAATGAAGAACCTGGATTTTGATGTGGCATTTTTAGATATTGAAATGCCTGGATTGAGTGGTCTTGATCTTGCTGATCTTATTATCGATTGGAACAGCGATGTATTCATCGTCTTTGCAACTGCATACAGGGAATATGCAGTTCAGGCTTTCGAACTTGATTCCATTGATTATTTATTGAAACCGATTATGCTTGAACGTCTAGAGAAAACGACCGCACGCATCCAGGATCAGCTTCAGATTCGCAACAGTGAAAAAGAAAAGGTTCCGATGCGGATTGAATCGTTAACGATTGACTGTTTCAAAGAGTTCAATGTGCTTCATAACGGGACACCCGTCAAATGGAAGACCGTGAAAGTGAAAGAGCTCTTTGCATATTTCTTCATGCATTTAAATCATTCAATCCAACGAGATATGCTCATCGAAACATTATGGCCAGATGTCGATTACCAGCGTGCAAAAATCCAATTACATACTGCCATGTCTTATTTACGGAAGCTTTTAGATGAGCTAGGGCATTCAAACGCCATTACATTTTCAAGTGGAAGTTATACGCTTAAGCTTGAAGGTTTTGAAAGTGATATACATCAGTTCGAAGCAATTAGTAAAAATGAACATGTCATTACATCTGATAATCTCGGCCTTATCGAAAAAGTGATTCAACAATACGATGGTGATTATATGGAAGACAGCGATTATGAATGGGCCACGACAAAAGCTCAAGAAATCAGGCAGAAGCTGCTAAACCTCTTGCAGATGCTTGTCGACTATTTCGATCGTCAACAAAATGTTCATCAAAAACAGAAGTATTTACAGCAGCTCGTTGCGTTGAATCCTTATTCCGAGCATGCGACACAGCAACTGATGCAACATTATGTTGCGATTGGCAACCGTGGCGAAGCCGTGCGTGTCTATCATGAGATTAAGTCGATTCTAATCGAAGATCTTGGCATCCTGCCTGATCAGTCGACAACGCAATTATATGATTCCATCTTACAAGGTTGA
- a CDS encoding IS1096 element passenger TnpR family protein, with translation MKAYIVRLSFEDIEPEIWRRVILPAGATFNRLHEIIQRVTNFQSYFMDEPYHFFAIEVGNQLVTNNPYTHEEYGKTDFAGRTLKKPTRLKIDALFEAEKTMMYNYDSGDGWRIKVDLEEVVDDYHFGFPVLVAGEGTAPPEDVGGPPGFEAFLQAYHDPSHPDHDHLREWAASQYYKEYDAEFINSMLKSSKYHKTEWDKIDHVHYVVQSDKYYPVEKPEWMGMTPEQELVIDYVIACTNLYGVVPFEKVVELFNAQNDEPITLTELKQLVMSDDIKDQLADDFVIVDRNAFINDVIEEFNQKAELAKAVGDKPYYVPSKMELLRYVDDHYIEQTPEQRQLEELLKSDFGDSIDTEVEIMELVGGLQVSGGNFTPELTRFLERLELPVDKAKRYIPVIIKIANTTRLWENRGHTPNELKPFHQQSMQWLPGQASAPVRVGRNEPCPCGSGKKFKKCCGK, from the coding sequence TTGAAGGCTTATATTGTTAGACTGTCTTTTGAGGACATCGAGCCTGAAATATGGCGCAGAGTTATTTTACCTGCAGGTGCAACATTCAACCGATTGCATGAAATTATCCAGCGCGTTACAAATTTCCAAAGCTATTTTATGGATGAACCGTATCATTTTTTCGCTATCGAAGTTGGCAATCAGCTTGTGACGAATAATCCATACACGCATGAGGAATACGGGAAAACGGATTTCGCTGGGCGTACGCTAAAGAAGCCTACGCGTTTGAAAATCGATGCATTATTTGAAGCGGAAAAAACGATGATGTATAACTACGATAGCGGAGATGGCTGGCGAATTAAGGTCGATCTTGAAGAAGTCGTAGACGATTATCATTTTGGTTTTCCCGTTTTAGTCGCCGGAGAAGGAACAGCACCGCCTGAAGATGTTGGTGGACCGCCTGGCTTTGAAGCATTTTTACAAGCGTATCATGATCCGAGCCATCCTGATCATGACCATTTACGCGAATGGGCAGCTAGTCAGTATTATAAGGAATACGATGCAGAATTCATCAATAGCATGTTGAAGTCTTCTAAATATCATAAGACCGAATGGGACAAGATTGACCATGTCCATTATGTCGTCCAATCGGATAAATACTATCCCGTGGAAAAACCCGAATGGATGGGCATGACACCTGAACAGGAGCTAGTCATTGACTATGTCATTGCGTGTACAAATTTGTATGGAGTAGTGCCATTTGAAAAAGTGGTCGAACTTTTTAATGCGCAAAACGACGAACCCATCACGCTAACTGAACTGAAACAGCTCGTTATGTCCGATGATATAAAAGACCAACTTGCAGACGACTTTGTCATCGTCGATCGCAATGCTTTTATCAACGATGTAATCGAAGAGTTTAATCAGAAGGCAGAGTTGGCAAAAGCTGTTGGGGATAAACCGTATTACGTGCCTTCAAAAATGGAACTGTTGCGCTATGTCGATGATCACTATATTGAACAAACCCCCGAACAGCGACAGTTAGAAGAGCTACTGAAATCGGATTTCGGCGACTCGATTGATACGGAAGTGGAAATCATGGAGCTTGTCGGAGGATTACAAGTAAGCGGAGGCAATTTCACGCCGGAGTTAACAAGATTCCTTGAACGACTGGAGCTGCCAGTTGACAAAGCGAAACGGTATATCCCGGTGATCATTAAAATTGCCAATACAACTCGATTATGGGAAAACCGTGGCCATACACCGAATGAGTTAAAGCCATTTCATCAACAATCGATGCAATGGTTGCCGGGCCAAGCATCAGCCCCTGTAAGAGTAGGACGCAACGAACCATGTCCGTGCGGCAGTGGGAAGAAATTTAAGAAGTGTTGTGGAAAATGA
- a CDS encoding RDD family protein — protein sequence MFCSDCGASIKMDDKFCFKCGSRVKVERAEEIAALPHVETAATYSGGIPAHQTGPIQYVQPRQMTTSDTRQYAGFWVRFGAMLIDQFVWFILAVALLVLPIEESLAVLLLIIISWLYYAMLESSSWQGTIGKLACGIVVSDLDGNRISFMRATGRYVGHILSGFFYIGYLMVAFTDKKRGLHDFMAGTIVYYKRSDGDGR from the coding sequence ATGTTTTGTTCAGATTGTGGAGCGTCCATCAAAATGGACGATAAATTTTGCTTCAAATGCGGTAGCAGAGTAAAGGTAGAAAGAGCAGAGGAAATCGCCGCATTGCCGCATGTTGAAACAGCTGCAACCTATAGTGGAGGGATTCCTGCTCACCAGACAGGGCCAATTCAATATGTCCAACCCCGTCAAATGACGACGTCGGACACCCGTCAGTATGCAGGATTTTGGGTCCGTTTCGGTGCGATGCTCATCGATCAGTTCGTCTGGTTTATATTGGCCGTCGCTCTACTCGTCTTGCCAATTGAAGAATCGTTAGCTGTCCTTCTTTTAATTATTATTAGCTGGCTGTATTATGCAATGCTTGAAAGTTCGTCATGGCAGGGGACGATTGGCAAACTAGCATGTGGAATCGTCGTTAGTGACTTGGATGGGAACAGAATTTCGTTCATGCGGGCGACGGGAAGATATGTAGGACATATTCTTTCAGGCTTTTTCTATATTGGTTATTTGATGGTCGCGTTTACCGACAAGAAACGTGGTTTGCATGATTTCATGGCGGGCACAATTGTTTACTACAAACGAAGCGATGGTGACGGACGATGA
- a CDS encoding signal peptidase I translates to MKILSKVFNSVLILLIVSTLLAAVGSAITKEPVLLTVIRSDSMVPVWERGDMVVIRNVNEKDPVAIGDIVFFTTDKGSLADKGWIAHRIIAGEAEKGYVTQGDANKQTDQDSAASGLIPRDKIVAKALTIGQTPLVIPKVGYFSLWMEKYQGNPYLLPVFAIILAILIGIGELKQGKKRKKKSKGLELQLIYMIGGLVIAVILGGSMLASSQHIKLVYEVSETGNGALMGSAVGILQVGDVITQPLSELRNDGFIPSIGVITTDDRQIKVSHDKLFLSKGQFIEATYTLDAKQPGKYDTSIRVGVFYPFLPSSIIYFLAEKSYWLALTVISIIPGIPLMLYPFFDTKMRRQMVRVFRKRSRKLRASLPF, encoded by the coding sequence ATGAAAATACTATCAAAAGTTTTCAATAGCGTACTCATTTTACTCATTGTAAGCACACTTCTCGCAGCCGTCGGATCGGCCATTACAAAAGAACCAGTCCTGCTCACAGTCATACGGTCAGATAGCATGGTCCCTGTTTGGGAACGGGGTGATATGGTCGTTATTCGAAATGTAAACGAAAAGGATCCGGTCGCAATAGGAGATATCGTATTTTTCACGACAGACAAAGGGAGCTTAGCCGATAAAGGATGGATTGCACATCGAATCATCGCAGGAGAAGCCGAAAAGGGGTATGTAACACAAGGCGATGCCAATAAACAGACTGACCAGGATTCAGCCGCTTCCGGACTTATTCCAAGAGATAAGATTGTGGCAAAAGCACTGACGATTGGACAAACACCTCTCGTTATCCCAAAAGTAGGCTATTTCTCGTTATGGATGGAAAAATATCAGGGGAACCCTTATCTATTACCCGTCTTCGCTATTATTTTAGCGATTTTAATTGGCATCGGTGAATTAAAACAAGGGAAGAAACGTAAAAAGAAAAGCAAAGGTTTGGAACTCCAACTAATCTATATGATTGGTGGCCTTGTCATCGCAGTTATTTTGGGAGGTTCAATGCTCGCCTCAAGCCAGCATATTAAACTTGTTTACGAAGTCTCTGAAACTGGCAATGGTGCATTAATGGGCAGTGCAGTAGGGATTTTACAAGTCGGCGATGTCATCACACAACCATTATCGGAACTACGAAATGATGGATTCATCCCTTCCATCGGTGTCATTACGACAGACGACCGACAAATTAAAGTGAGTCATGATAAGCTCTTTCTATCCAAAGGGCAATTCATTGAAGCAACGTACACATTAGATGCCAAACAGCCCGGCAAATACGATACCTCGATTAGAGTCGGCGTGTTTTATCCTTTCTTGCCTTCTTCAATCATCTATTTCCTAGCCGAAAAATCTTACTGGCTCGCGCTTACGGTCATTTCCATCATCCCCGGAATTCCATTAATGCTCTATCCATTTTTCGATACGAAAATGAGACGGCAGATGGTTCGTGTTTTCCGCAAACGAAGTAGGAAACTCCGGGCGTCATTACCGTTTTGA
- a CDS encoding DUF1102 domain-containing protein, which translates to MKMKKSLLMVVLMLAMSSLMAAMSYSSATVTSAMTGSVKSTTESLLALNVGKHKATSIDAGVLKIDFNKGNVTTMPVSTYGLQKHSEYVWDELFSVKNNSENKIDATIKLENNLPTGVQMFAKVDGGSWTEITNTNGLVIAGIPVAFKTLALHEKKVDIKVVVSPNASLGNFNPNLVVAAEAK; encoded by the coding sequence ATGAAGATGAAGAAAAGTTTACTCATGGTAGTACTCATGCTGGCGATGTCCAGTCTGATGGCGGCAATGTCCTATTCATCGGCGACTGTGACAAGTGCGATGACTGGATCGGTGAAAAGTACGACGGAATCCTTGCTTGCTCTTAATGTGGGGAAGCACAAAGCAACGTCAATCGATGCTGGTGTATTGAAGATTGACTTCAACAAAGGAAATGTCACAACTATGCCTGTATCTACTTACGGCTTACAAAAGCACAGTGAATATGTGTGGGATGAATTGTTTAGTGTGAAAAACAACTCCGAAAATAAAATTGATGCGACAATCAAACTGGAAAACAACTTGCCTACAGGTGTTCAGATGTTTGCTAAAGTAGACGGCGGATCTTGGACGGAAATTACGAACACAAATGGCTTAGTCATTGCGGGAATCCCAGTTGCATTTAAAACTTTGGCACTCCACGAAAAGAAAGTGGATATTAAAGTAGTTGTTTCACCAAATGCAAGCCTTGGTAATTTCAATCCCAACTTGGTCGTAGCAGCCGAAGCAAAATAA
- a CDS encoding DUF5305 family protein, whose product MKKAMKIWGGTMKTTSHVAAVILLAVTLVVCIYSFTKPVTVTMEENSNQAKLETNYTYEATVTPNVLYPAGGTIQAGESMIKKITTAIPVTMNTKIVSEKEVAIHGTHRVEMTVIAEDLWEKTFPLEEQQTFNTKGSTIDIIDGKYIIDLVKISNFLTQVEDETGISSSKYTVEIQPNVSGTISYGGQEMPIEMTDKLVFQYTFDSIVLMSEKGFTSSLAFGTSEAIVNMVSLFGLLLPIGLVRTVSSILALLILSLLVYLNKNVVNRNNGRKPTEMELIHKKYGKRIIAVVNHENRQDKSVITLTAFTSVLAISDEKELPIFFCEITEQNRGIYFLIDGTSCYEYELQSVREETSQVKKWIEGVDVYARN is encoded by the coding sequence ATGAAAAAAGCAATGAAAATTTGGGGCGGCACTATGAAGACTACATCCCATGTAGCGGCTGTCATCCTACTGGCGGTGACGCTTGTGGTTTGCATCTATTCATTCACAAAACCAGTGACTGTAACAATGGAAGAGAATAGCAATCAGGCAAAGTTAGAAACAAACTATACGTATGAGGCAACGGTTACGCCAAACGTTCTCTATCCGGCTGGAGGGACGATACAAGCGGGCGAGTCGATGATTAAAAAAATCACGACAGCTATCCCGGTTACGATGAACACGAAAATCGTATCAGAGAAAGAAGTAGCGATCCATGGAACCCACCGAGTAGAAATGACAGTGATTGCTGAAGATTTATGGGAGAAGACATTCCCGTTAGAAGAACAGCAAACGTTTAACACGAAAGGCTCAACTATCGACATTATCGATGGGAAGTATATTATCGATCTCGTCAAAATCAGTAATTTTCTGACACAAGTCGAAGATGAAACGGGTATCTCTTCTTCTAAATACACAGTAGAAATCCAACCAAATGTGAGTGGGACAATCAGTTACGGCGGGCAAGAGATGCCGATAGAAATGACGGACAAGCTCGTATTTCAATATACGTTTGACAGCATAGTTCTAATGAGCGAGAAGGGATTCACATCTTCGTTAGCATTTGGAACAAGCGAAGCGATTGTGAATATGGTTAGTCTGTTTGGACTATTGTTGCCCATCGGTTTAGTGAGGACGGTCAGTTCTATTTTAGCATTACTAATTCTTAGCTTATTGGTTTACCTGAATAAAAACGTAGTGAATAGAAACAACGGACGAAAACCTACGGAAATGGAGCTCATCCATAAAAAATATGGAAAACGCATCATTGCAGTAGTGAATCATGAAAATCGACAAGACAAGTCCGTCATTACGCTTACCGCCTTTACTTCTGTACTTGCCATTTCAGACGAGAAAGAACTGCCGATTTTCTTCTGTGAAATTACGGAACAGAATCGAGGCATCTACTTTCTAATCGACGGCACGTCTTGTTATGAATACGAATTGCAGTCTGTTCGTGAAGAAACTAGCCAAGTTAAGAAATGGATTGAGGGTGTTGACGTCTATGCGCGAAATTGA